In one Melopsittacus undulatus isolate bMelUnd1 chromosome 4, bMelUnd1.mat.Z, whole genome shotgun sequence genomic region, the following are encoded:
- the GSC gene encoding homeobox protein goosecoid has translation MPVSMFSIDNILAARPRCKDSVLLPPSAAPVVFPGLHGDSLYGSASDYSGFYTRAVAPASALPPAVTGSRLGYNNYYYGQLHVPASPVGPSCCGAVQPLGAQQCSCVPPAGYEGTGSVLMSPVPHQMLPYMNVGTLSRTELQLLNQLHCRRKRRHRTIFTDEQLEALENLFQETKYPDVGTREQLARRVHLREEKVEVWFKNRRAKWRRQKRSSSEESENAQKWNKASKTSPEKRQEDGKSDLDSDS, from the exons ATGCCTGTGAGCATGTTCAGCATCGACAACATCCTGGCGGCCAGACCCCGCTGCAAGGACTCGGTGTTGCTGCCCCCGAGCGCTGCTCCCGTCGTCTTCCCCGGCCTCCACGGGGATTCGCTCTACGGCAGCGCCTCCGACTACAGCGGATTTTACACCCGGGCGGTGGCACCGGCCTCCGCGCTGCCGCCGGCGGTCACCGGATCTCGGCTCGGCTACAACAACTACTACTACGGGCAGCTGCATGTGCCGGCGTCACCCGTGGGCCCTTCGTGTTGCGGGGCCGTACAGCCCTTGGGAGCGCAGCAGTGCTCCTGCGTGCCCCCCGCAG GTTACGAGGGCACTGGGTCAGTCCTGATGTCCCCTGTTCCCCATCAGATGTTGCCCTACATGAACGTGGGCACGTTGTCCCGGACGGAGCTGCAGTTACTGAACCAGCTGCACTGCAGGAGAAAAAGGCGACATCGGACGATATTCACTGACGAGCAGCTGGAAGCGCTGGAAAACCTCTTTCAGGAAACGAAATACCCAGACGTGGGCACCAGGGAACAGCTGGCCAGAAGGGTGCActtaagagaggaaaaagtggAG GTTTGGTTCAAAAACCGCCGGGCAAAGTGGAGGAGGCAAAAACGATCATCTTCGGAGGAGTCAGAAAACGCACAAAAATGGAATAAAGCGTCTAAAACTTCTCCGGAGAAGAGACAAGAGGACGGGAAAAGTGACTTGGACTCCGACAGCTGA